A stretch of Chitinispirillales bacterium ANBcel5 DNA encodes these proteins:
- the rnk gene encoding nucleoside diphosphate kinase regulator produces MKKRNIYITKFDKERLENLVSEGLKQRTETEYLRNLKSELERAKIVDPHKIPSDVITMNSKVRLKEVDSDDEMVIELVFPKYADVDQDKISILAPIGTALIGYRVGDTVEWPVPKGTVKLTVEEILYQPEREGDFEH; encoded by the coding sequence ATGAAGAAGAGAAACATTTATATCACCAAATTCGATAAGGAAAGACTGGAAAACCTGGTGAGTGAAGGTTTAAAACAAAGAACAGAAACTGAATATCTGAGAAACCTCAAGTCTGAGCTCGAACGGGCCAAAATAGTTGATCCGCACAAGATTCCATCGGATGTAATCACCATGAACTCCAAAGTGCGCTTAAAAGAAGTCGACAGCGATGATGAAATGGTGATAGAACTTGTATTTCCTAAGTATGCGGATGTTGACCAGGACAAAATATCTATCCTTGCACCAATCGGCACAGCCCTGATTGGGTATCGTGTGGGTGATACAGTGGAGTGGCCGGTTCCTAAAGGAACGGTAAAACTAACTGTGGAAGAGATCCTCTACCAGCCCGAACGGGAAGGTGATTTTGAACACTAA
- a CDS encoding ATP-dependent helicase — protein sequence MAQEWLKDLNPKQKEAVLFGQGPLLVVAGAGSGKTRTLAYRVAHLISSGVSPEKILLLTFTRRAAKEMLNRAAEALGSNASLTSSVWGGTFHATANRLLRIYNQAAGIGADFTILDQSDAQDLLDVIRHKKIEGTKKGRFPRKGTLLAIYSRRMNSGESLDDIIKNHFPWCERWKSTLKEIFKEYVFLKQKRNTLDYDDLLLYWYHILDDPTVARSIEKRFDYILVDEYQDTNQLQSRILLKMRRNNKNIMAVGDDAQSIYGFRAATVRNMLDFPTTFNGAHVITLEHNYRSTEAILRTTNLLIAQAKERYTKNLYSNRDGTEKPLIITCKDEEGEADTVIEKILEHYEQGVALQQQAVLFRAGSHSAALELGLMKKDIPFHKFGGLKFLEAAHIKDFIAFIRIIENRKDETAWFRVLQLFEGIGPSTASAIYERVAGHDFDLEALKTVPANKTVKQNLSRLYQLLASVQPHTEKLPVQLDQIARFYKPLLEDNYENAKVRCNDIEHIVGLSGGYSSRTKFLSDLILDPPSSTSDLAKGSKKDEDSLVLSTIHSAKGCEWDVVYLIHAADGCLPSDMATESDEAIEEELRLTYVAMTRARNHLYVTWPLRFYSRPGGFSDRHVYSQCSRFFSKDIIESMKKISHDEKHTEEQQCDIAQTVDIKDRLRSMWE from the coding sequence ATGGCTCAGGAATGGCTTAAAGATCTCAACCCCAAACAAAAAGAAGCAGTCCTTTTTGGCCAAGGCCCTCTGCTTGTGGTGGCGGGTGCAGGTAGTGGTAAAACCCGCACTCTGGCCTACCGTGTGGCTCACCTCATCTCAAGTGGTGTGAGCCCCGAAAAGATATTACTGCTTACTTTCACCCGCAGGGCTGCAAAAGAGATGCTCAACCGCGCGGCTGAAGCACTGGGCTCCAATGCCTCACTCACCTCTTCGGTGTGGGGAGGTACGTTTCATGCCACTGCTAACCGCCTCCTTCGCATCTACAACCAGGCCGCAGGAATCGGTGCAGATTTCACCATCCTGGACCAGTCTGATGCTCAGGACCTGTTGGATGTAATCCGCCACAAAAAGATAGAAGGTACCAAAAAGGGACGATTTCCCCGAAAAGGTACCCTGCTTGCCATCTATTCCAGAAGAATGAATTCAGGGGAAAGTCTGGATGATATCATCAAAAACCATTTCCCCTGGTGCGAGCGCTGGAAATCGACACTTAAAGAGATCTTCAAAGAATATGTCTTTTTAAAACAGAAAAGAAACACTCTGGATTACGATGATCTGCTGCTCTACTGGTATCACATCCTTGATGACCCAACTGTCGCCCGATCGATCGAAAAGCGCTTCGATTATATACTGGTTGATGAGTATCAGGATACAAACCAGCTCCAATCCAGAATACTGCTAAAAATGAGGCGCAACAATAAAAACATAATGGCAGTTGGCGATGATGCCCAGAGTATATATGGTTTCAGGGCTGCAACAGTGCGTAACATGCTGGACTTTCCCACCACCTTTAACGGTGCACATGTTATCACTCTTGAACACAATTACCGCTCAACAGAAGCGATCCTCAGGACAACCAATCTGCTCATTGCACAGGCAAAGGAGCGCTACACCAAAAACCTCTACTCAAACCGCGATGGCACCGAAAAGCCGCTTATAATCACCTGCAAAGATGAAGAAGGTGAAGCCGATACGGTGATAGAGAAGATACTTGAACACTACGAACAGGGTGTCGCACTTCAACAACAGGCCGTTCTTTTCAGAGCCGGCTCCCATTCTGCTGCACTTGAGCTTGGGTTGATGAAAAAGGATATCCCCTTTCACAAATTCGGCGGGTTAAAGTTTCTTGAAGCTGCGCACATTAAAGACTTTATCGCCTTTATTCGCATCATTGAAAACAGAAAAGATGAAACTGCCTGGTTTAGGGTACTGCAGCTGTTTGAAGGCATAGGCCCCTCAACCGCATCAGCCATCTATGAACGAGTCGCCGGTCACGACTTTGACCTTGAAGCCCTGAAGACTGTGCCGGCAAATAAGACAGTAAAACAAAACCTCTCCCGGCTCTACCAGCTGCTCGCTTCGGTTCAGCCACATACAGAAAAACTACCTGTACAGCTTGACCAGATAGCTCGCTTTTATAAACCTCTTCTTGAAGATAACTACGAAAATGCCAAAGTGCGTTGTAATGATATAGAACACATCGTAGGACTCTCGGGTGGTTACAGCAGCAGAACTAAATTTTTAAGTGATCTGATTCTGGATCCCCCCTCCTCCACCAGCGATCTTGCAAAAGGGTCAAAGAAGGATGAGGATTCCCTGGTACTGTCAACAATCCACTCAGCCAAGGGATGCGAATGGGATGTGGTGTATCTGATTCACGCGGCTGATGGCTGCCTGCCTTCCGATATGGCAACAGAGTCAGATGAAGCTATTGAAGAGGAGCTTCGGTTAACCTATGTAGCCATGACCCGTGCCCGTAACCATCTCTATGTAACGTGGCCCCTTAGATTCTACAGTCGCCCGGGTGGATTCTCAGACAGGCATGTCTACTCTCAGTGCAGCCGTTTCTTTTCAAAGGATATTATTGAGTCGATGAAGAAAATTTCTCATGACGAGAAACATACAGAAGAGCAGCAGTGTGACATTGCCCAAACGGTAGATATAAAGGATAGATTAAGAAGTATGTGGGAGTGA
- a CDS encoding DEAD/DEAH box helicase: MKFSEFNFDGKILGSLQRAGYENAMEVQTRTLKHTLEGKDVLVQSQTGTGKTAAFLISIFAMLRSDEFNKKKALIIAPTRELAVQIEKEAKLLGQGLGHSICSFYGGTGYRHQEKCLASGVEIMIGTPGRVLDFKQSGRIDFSQIDMFVLDEADRLFDMGFLPDITEMLRSLPPCSERKTMLFSATLSREVRMIARSYMDNPVEIEVEPEQVTVDAIEQQLFHVSNSEKMNLLLGILKRESPKNALIFTNMKGRARTIAQRLRHNGYTCEFLSGDLPQSKRSRVVEAVKKGRVSYLVATDVAARGIHINDLELVINYDIPEHSENYVHRIGRTARAGKSGKAISLVCEDYVHGLRPIEKYTKTKIPVGVVDSELFVDDTSEGIDFNKPSGNGGYQRNGNRRSGSASSTTGRYNRSGGKPGNRSAGKGNFPQRKKYNGSASSPSTGHSSNGNRKRRYNGEGVNRANQNHSFKTTRNNTNSAQAAPAPIRPDREPVEQKKQGRKKKGNWLKKVSSKILGK; encoded by the coding sequence ATGAAATTTTCTGAATTCAATTTTGATGGAAAGATTTTAGGCAGTCTTCAAAGAGCGGGTTACGAAAATGCTATGGAGGTACAGACCCGTACTCTAAAACACACCCTGGAAGGAAAAGATGTTCTTGTGCAATCTCAAACAGGAACAGGTAAGACTGCGGCGTTTTTGATTTCAATCTTTGCCATGCTCAGATCCGATGAGTTCAACAAAAAAAAGGCTCTTATCATAGCACCCACACGAGAGCTGGCAGTACAGATCGAGAAGGAAGCCAAGCTTTTGGGACAAGGCCTGGGACATTCGATCTGCAGTTTCTATGGGGGAACAGGTTACAGACATCAGGAAAAATGTCTGGCCAGTGGCGTAGAGATAATGATTGGTACACCGGGACGTGTACTGGATTTTAAACAATCAGGGCGAATCGATTTCAGTCAGATCGATATGTTTGTGCTTGATGAAGCGGATCGTCTTTTTGACATGGGATTTTTACCTGACATTACCGAAATGCTGCGTAGTTTACCCCCATGCAGTGAACGTAAGACGATGCTTTTTAGTGCAACGTTGAGCCGTGAGGTTCGTATGATTGCCAGAAGTTATATGGACAATCCGGTAGAAATTGAGGTCGAGCCAGAGCAGGTTACCGTTGATGCAATCGAACAGCAGCTCTTTCATGTTTCCAACAGCGAAAAGATGAATCTTTTGCTTGGTATTTTGAAACGGGAAAGTCCCAAAAACGCCCTGATTTTCACCAACATGAAAGGTCGTGCAAGGACTATTGCTCAGCGTCTTCGCCACAATGGCTATACATGTGAGTTTCTTTCCGGTGATCTTCCTCAATCTAAACGCTCCAGAGTGGTGGAAGCGGTAAAGAAGGGGAGAGTCTCCTATCTGGTTGCCACTGATGTTGCCGCACGGGGCATACATATTAATGATCTTGAGCTGGTAATTAACTACGATATACCTGAACACAGCGAAAACTATGTACACCGTATCGGACGTACCGCAAGAGCCGGTAAATCGGGAAAAGCCATATCCCTTGTGTGTGAAGACTACGTGCACGGTTTGCGTCCAATAGAAAAGTACACCAAAACGAAAATCCCTGTTGGGGTTGTGGATTCGGAACTTTTTGTTGATGACACCAGTGAAGGAATAGATTTCAACAAACCTTCCGGCAATGGTGGTTATCAGCGAAACGGTAACAGACGCAGTGGTTCTGCAAGCAGCACTACCGGCAGGTACAATCGCTCAGGTGGAAAGCCAGGCAACAGAAGTGCAGGTAAAGGGAATTTCCCTCAGCGAAAAAAATACAATGGTTCCGCATCTTCACCATCAACCGGACACTCTTCAAACGGTAATAGAAAAAGAAGATACAACGGTGAAGGTGTAAACAGAGCGAATCAAAACCATAGTTTCAAAACCACAAGAAACAACACTAATAGCGCTCAGGCTGCTCCCGCACCAATCAGGCCTGATAGGGAACCTGTAGAACAGAAAAAACAGGGTAGAAAGAAGAAGGGTAACTGGCTAAAAAAGGTCAGCTCGAAGATACTTGGCAAATAG